The genomic stretch GCACGGCGTTGAAGTCGACCGGCCCGACCTCCGGGTGCACGCGGTTCGTCAGCAGAACGTAAATCCTCCCGCGCTCCCGGTCGATCCAGACCGACGTTCCGGTGAAACCCGTGTGGCCGATCGACGACTCGGGAAAAGCGTCGATCGCCGAGCCCGCGCCGCGCTTGCGCTGCCAGAAGAGGCCGCGCGACTCGGGAAGATCGGGAGTTCCGTCGTCGCCGAACTCGCCGGCCGAGCCGAGCCATGGACGCGCGAGCTTCCAGACGTCTTCCGCGGTTCCGAACAGGCCCGCGTGCGCGGCGACGCCGCCGCGCCCCCACGCGTTCCCGTCGTGTACTTCCCCGCGGATCGTCTCCGTGCGGAAGCCGCCGAAGCGGATACCGAGCTTTTCGCAGAGCTCCGCCTCGAAGCGGTTCCCGCGTTCGGTCGGCATCGCGCGCTCCGCGTCGGCAAGGGGGCCGAAAACCGCTCCGCTGGCGGCGGGCGACGCGATCTCGCGCGCGAACGCGCGATCGATCGGCTCCGAGAGGACCGTCTCGAGGATCTCGCCGAACACGAGCGTCCCGAGGTCGCTGTAGACGACCGATTTGCCCGGCCTCGACTCCGGCTCGAGGGTCGCGAGCGCCCGCCGGTAGGCGTGCGCGCCGAACCCCGACGCGTACAGCGGGCGCCAGGCCGGAAGACCCGAGACGTGGGTCGCGAGATGACGCACGCGAATGTCCTCGAAACGCGTGCGCTTGAAATCCGGGAGGTAATCGCCGATCGCGCGATCCCACTCGAGCCCCTGGTTCGCCGCCAGGCGCGCGAGCGCCGCCGTCGTGAGGACCTTCGTCAGCGAGGCGAGGTCCCAGAGAGCATCCTTCGGCGCGTTCCGGGCCGCCTGGAACTCGATCCGATTTCCGGAGCCGACGAGCGCCGTGCCGGAGGGAAAGCTTCCCGCCTCGATCTCGGCCTCCAGGAAATCGCCGAGCGGATCGCTCACCGGCGAGGTGCCGGAACGCCCGCCTCGGCGAGCTGGCGGCGATAGCGGGAAACGAGCGCGTCGTTCGCCGTTTCCGACGGATCGCCGGGCTTCCGTCCTTCCCTCTCGCGCTCGACCGCGCGTCTTTCCAGGTCCGCCGCCTGGCGCGCCAGCGACTCGCGGGTCGGCGCGTCCGTCGACGCGGAGGCCGCCTCGCGCAGCGCGGCGGCGGCTTTGCGATCGATCTCGACCTCCCGGCGAATCGCCGCGCGCTCGTCCAGGCGCATCCGGGCCTCGAGAACTTTCTGGCGCACCCACAGAGATTCTTCGGTCCCCCGGCCCCCTTCGAAGGAGGACACGTCGTCGTCCGGCCTCCCGGGCTCCGAACGCGGACGGGCACGGGCGTCGGCCCGGACCGCGGCGACGTATTCCTGCACCTGGTGCTCCGTGAGCCTCCCGTCGGCCGCCGGGTGGTACGGGCGGCCGATCGCCGGCGCGGCAGGCGCGCGGGAAACGGGCGCGTCTCCCCCGCAACCCGCCGCGAGGACGGCCGGAACGAGCCAGAGCGGGAGCGCGCGCATTTCACTCCAACTTAACGGACGAACGTCCGCACGACAAGTCGGCTTTACCCTCGCCGCCGCTTCCGATACACTTCCCGTTCAGCGACGGCAAGGACTCAATGATCGAAAAACTGGGCAAGTACGAGATCGTCGAGAAGATCGGCGTCGGCGGCTTCGGAACCGTCTATCGGGGACGCGACCCGTTCATCAAAAGAACCGTCGCGGTGAAGACCTGCCAGTCCGAGGACGAGGAGATCAAGAAGCGGTTCTTCCGCGAGGCGGAGCTTTCGGGCAACCTTCACCACCGGAACATCACCACGATCTACGACTTCGGCGTCCAGGACGGAATCCCCTACATCGTCCAGGAGTACCTGACCGGCGAAGATCTGGACAAAATGATCAAGCGGGGAGACGTGATCCCGCTCGCGCGCAAGCTCGAGATCCTGATGGACGTCTGCGAGGGGCTCGGGTACGCGCATGCGGCCGGGATCATCCACCGCGACATCAAGCCCTCGAACATCCGGATCCTCCAGGACGGCGCCGTCAAGATCATGGACTTCGGGATCGCGAAGTCCTTCCAGTCGGAATCGACGCTGACCCAGACCGGGATCACGCTCGGCACGGCCGCGTATCTGGCGCCCGAGCAGATCCGCGGCGAGGCCGTCGATCCGCGGACCGACATCTTCTCGCTCGGCGTCCTCGCGTACGAGCTGCTGACCGGCCAGAAGCCGTTTCGCGGCGAGCACATCTCGACCGTTCTCTTCAAGATCCTGAACGAGAAGCCGGATCCGGTGAGCCGGCAGGTTCCGGAGATACCCGCCTCCGTCGATCGCGCCGTCGAGAAGGCGATCGAAAAATCTCCGCCGAACCGGT from Thermoanaerobaculia bacterium encodes the following:
- a CDS encoding serine hydrolase, which translates into the protein MSDPLGDFLEAEIEAGSFPSGTALVGSGNRIEFQAARNAPKDALWDLASLTKVLTTAALARLAANQGLEWDRAIGDYLPDFKRTRFEDIRVRHLATHVSGLPAWRPLYASGFGAHAYRRALATLEPESRPGKSVVYSDLGTLVFGEILETVLSEPIDRAFAREIASPAASGAVFGPLADAERAMPTERGNRFEAELCEKLGIRFGGFRTETIRGEVHDGNAWGRGGVAAHAGLFGTAEDVWKLARPWLGSAGEFGDDGTPDLPESRGLFWQRKRGAGSAIDAFPESSIGHTGFTGTSVWIDRERGRIYVLLTNRVHPEVGPVDFNAVRRRFHEAAVDVD